A stretch of the Borrelia coriaceae genome encodes the following:
- a CDS encoding variable large family protein: protein MIKSFNNGIEELEKQRDSIRSISNLRQGFLDVFASFGKMFEDTLGFPAVKSSDPKSKVGEHFENIGKRLQSTKDKLDGLAKEISSTPHADTKGVETVISSSGEVLTKLIEAVTKLASVTKKGSANIGDNNNSKAVATPSADVEAIIKEVNAIVETATNSGIKIDTGKEGAAVPSSAATHAPTVLAKSNAQASAGAGPALAAEVVKADPWAMIHKIQKAKIATNPISLNASNDNGAGELATGTKNGDDAGAKTNADLAAAVALKAMTQGGQFNAANDAEAVKGAAAGAANKVIGVLEEIIRRTVVSNLDKIGKALKGIKYSETIGEATEVGTATK, encoded by the coding sequence ATAATAAAGTCATTTAATAATGGAATAGAAGAACTTGAAAAGCAAAGGGATTCTATACGCTCTATATCTAATTTAAGACAAGGATTCTTAGATGTTTTTGCTTCTTTTGGTAAGATGTTTGAGGATACTTTGGGATTTCCAGCAGTAAAATCTAGTGATCCAAAAAGTAAGGTAGGAGAACATTTTGAGAATATAGGAAAAAGATTACAGAGTACTAAGGATAAATTAGATGGTCTAGCGAAGGAAATATCTTCTACTCCACATGCTGATACTAAAGGTGTTGAGACTGTTATTAGCAGTTCTGGTGAAGTTCTTACAAAATTAATTGAAGCTGTAACCAAACTTGCTAGTGTAACTAAAAAAGGTAGTGCCAATATTGGTGATAATAATAATTCTAAAGCTGTTGCTACTCCTTCTGCTGATGTTGAGGCTATTATTAAAGAAGTTAACGCTATAGTTGAGACTGCTACTAATTCTGGCATAAAGATTGATACTGGAAAAGAGGGTGCTGCAGTACCTAGTTCTGCTGCAACTCATGCTCCTACTGTACTTGCAAAAAGTAATGCTCAAGCTAGTGCAGGTGCTGGTCCTGCTCTAGCAGCTGAGGTGGTTAAAGCGGATCCATGGGCAATGATTCATAAGATTCAAAAGGCTAAGATTGCTACAAATCCTATTTCTCTTAATGCTTCCAATGATAATGGTGCTGGAGAACTAGCTACTGGAACTAAGAATGGAGATGATGCTGGAGCAAAAACAAATGCAGACCTAGCAGCAGCTGTTGCATTAAAGGCAATGACTCAAGGTGGTCAATTTAATGCTGCTAATGATGCTGAGGCAGTTAAAGGGGCTGCAGCAGGTGCAGCAAATAAGGTAATAGGAGTATTAGAAGAGATAATTAGGAGAACAGTAGTAAGCAATCTAGATAAGATAGGAAAAGCACTTAAAGGAATAAAATACTCAGAGACTATTGGTGAAGCTACAGAAGTTGGTACTGCTACTAAATAA